In one window of Petrotoga sp. 9PWA.NaAc.5.4 DNA:
- a CDS encoding folate family ECF transporter S component: protein MRKNRTYILILNSLFVVLSILLTRLLSIRIPIGNVEVIRFGFGTIPIYLSSFLFGPLSGTIVGVFEDLLGYWINPIGPFLPQFTLTKALYGLLPGLVFKYGFKKKMTYWTLAISCMMGEIVGITLTPFFINKSFGVPYVVLMPPRLGGFAVLFFLNPFIIKLLLTRIPQLKKLMEESVNG, encoded by the coding sequence ATGAGAAAGAACCGCACTTATATCTTGATATTGAATTCTCTTTTTGTAGTTCTTTCGATTCTTTTAACACGATTGCTTTCTATAAGAATCCCTATAGGAAATGTCGAAGTTATTAGATTTGGTTTTGGTACCATACCTATTTATTTATCTTCTTTTTTATTTGGGCCACTTAGTGGAACAATAGTAGGAGTTTTTGAAGATTTATTAGGCTATTGGATTAATCCTATAGGACCTTTTTTGCCTCAGTTTACTCTAACTAAAGCATTATACGGTTTACTTCCGGGTTTAGTATTTAAATATGGTTTCAAAAAGAAAATGACTTACTGGACACTTGCTATTTCTTGTATGATGGGAGAAATAGTAGGAATAACATTAACTCCTTTCTTTATAAATAAATCATTTGGTGTTCCTTATGTAGTTTTAATGCCTCCGAGGTTAGGGGGATTTGCAGTTTTGTTCTTTCTAAATCCTTTTATTATCAAACTTTTGTTAACGCGAATACCTCAATTGAAAAAACTTATGGAGGAAAGCGTCAATGGATAA
- a CDS encoding class I SAM-dependent RNA methyltransferase codes for MNQEIELIALCPSGLEGAASLEIKNNNYKIIDSTAGKVTFVADFKDIPNILTKFKTIDRVLIKIKQFEAYTFDELFDHVYSINWSDYIGKSGKIVVEKLKINNSKISATGAVASVILKAVYESLKQGDKKTYYSEDSDIIYPLYVYLKEDVVTICLDTVYKESLARRGYRINHLSTSLRETIAASLIVLSRWSPDYKLVDPFCGSGTIPIEAALMASNYTPKRTYACEKWDIFKNMGEIFNKNFSKNNIDYSIYGYDKSYKAIEMAKANAELANVKIYFEKRAMESLQPSNERIYFISNLPYGINLPDNIQDTYKKMRHLPRSFPNGRFFFITPEANFEEYFGEKADKKFRFQNNGIWVWFYMFYSE; via the coding sequence ATGAATCAAGAAATAGAACTAATAGCTTTGTGCCCTTCAGGATTAGAAGGCGCAGCGTCATTAGAGATAAAAAACAATAATTACAAAATTATAGATTCAACTGCTGGAAAGGTAACTTTTGTAGCTGACTTCAAAGATATCCCAAATATATTGACTAAATTTAAAACGATTGATAGGGTTTTGATAAAAATAAAACAATTTGAAGCTTATACTTTTGACGAATTATTTGACCATGTGTACAGTATAAATTGGAGTGATTATATTGGTAAAAGTGGGAAAATAGTTGTTGAAAAACTTAAAATTAACAATTCTAAGATTTCTGCGACAGGTGCAGTTGCTTCTGTCATACTAAAAGCAGTTTATGAAAGTTTGAAACAGGGGGATAAAAAAACATATTATAGTGAAGATAGCGATATAATTTATCCTCTATATGTGTATCTAAAAGAAGATGTCGTTACAATCTGTTTGGATACAGTTTATAAAGAATCTTTAGCTAGAAGAGGATACAGAATCAATCATCTTTCAACTTCTTTAAGAGAAACAATTGCTGCAAGTTTAATAGTTTTGTCTCGCTGGAGCCCAGATTATAAATTAGTAGATCCTTTTTGTGGAAGTGGAACTATTCCCATTGAAGCTGCACTAATGGCTTCAAATTACACTCCAAAAAGAACGTATGCCTGCGAAAAGTGGGATATTTTTAAGAATATGGGAGAGATTTTTAATAAAAACTTCTCTAAAAACAATATTGATTACAGTATTTATGGTTATGATAAAAGTTACAAAGCTATAGAAATGGCAAAGGCAAACGCTGAATTGGCAAATGTAAAGATCTATTTTGAGAAGAGAGCTATGGAATCTTTGCAACCATCTAATGAACGTATTTATTTTATCTCAAATTTGCCATACGGTATAAATTTACCAGATAATATACAAGATACCTACAAAAAGATGAGGCATTTGCCACGATCATTTCCAAACGGGAGGTTTTTCTTTATAACTCCAGAAGCTAATTTTGAAGAATATTTCGGAGAAAAAGCGGATAAGAAATTTCGTTTTCAAAATAATGGAATATGGGTATGGTTTTATATGTTTTATAGTGAATAG
- a CDS encoding Lon protease family protein translates to MKLKVDDYQIKIPDFKIESTQEIKIGSYQDYTIQSEACDIIQFALESSNNSNNVFIVGPSGSGRRSMTNKIVERIALTKKIPQDLIYVFNFEDERKPKLLKLPASQAKNFKSELQAIIDSSIQVLNKTMNTEEYQNRLSSLEKEYNNQREKLWSDLRKEAQNLGFILEASEKGIISVPIYNGKRLSAQEFEALPDEIKEYFRQNSEKLMQLIERTMSKITELDKEYWEEVQNLRRYWASFSLTKLFESIERKYIKYSDVFEYLQKLKEDMASHLLQLTSDNQNLIRLLKEKRYNVNILVDNSYLQGAPVIIEDNPTYSNLVGKIEYYSQMGFLQTDFTMIKAGSFHKANGGYLILEAEKILRKPYSWEVLKRVLSEKEVKIENVQSAEGYSSVETLDPEPLSTNVQVILIGEDWIYNLIRAYDSEFEKLFPIKSQFDYESELVEENLNRFLAFISNTVEENDLSHLTKDAVNELIKYACRINESNKKFSLKLGDLKNIIIDAYHFSRKNPESYYISAKDIKDTISFKEKMHSFYKNKVFNAIEEKKIDIKVDGSEVGQINGLTVLNTGDFSFGHPVKITAKSYRSSSEKIINIHRDIDLSGKIYKKSSLIIENYFKHKFSSFILSGFGVSLNFEQVYSIIEGDSATVAETLALMSSIANIPLKQNVAITGSMNQNGEVLPVGGIIEKIEGFYESCKKLGFTGYQGVIIPSRNIDNIVLKDEINEDIKNEKFHIWAIEHIDEAVELMTNYKAGKPNEHGEYEEGTFYYYVCENLKKLAKEEENKKNKEEKENN, encoded by the coding sequence ATGAAATTAAAAGTAGATGACTACCAAATAAAAATCCCTGATTTTAAAATCGAGAGTACTCAAGAAATAAAGATAGGTTCTTACCAAGATTATACTATTCAAAGTGAAGCCTGTGACATAATTCAATTCGCTTTAGAAAGTTCTAACAACTCAAATAATGTTTTCATCGTTGGGCCTTCTGGTAGTGGGAGGAGAAGCATGACTAATAAGATCGTTGAAAGAATTGCTCTAACAAAAAAAATTCCACAAGATTTAATATATGTTTTTAATTTTGAAGATGAAAGAAAACCAAAGCTGCTAAAATTACCAGCAAGTCAAGCAAAAAACTTTAAATCAGAATTACAGGCAATTATAGATTCTTCAATACAAGTTCTAAACAAAACCATGAACACAGAAGAATATCAAAACCGCCTCAGTTCTTTAGAAAAAGAATACAATAACCAACGGGAAAAACTATGGTCAGATTTAAGAAAAGAAGCTCAAAATCTTGGGTTTATATTAGAAGCTTCTGAAAAAGGCATAATTTCTGTTCCTATATACAACGGAAAAAGACTAAGCGCCCAAGAGTTTGAAGCTCTTCCTGACGAAATTAAAGAATATTTTAGGCAAAATTCGGAAAAATTAATGCAACTCATTGAAAGAACTATGTCCAAAATAACAGAATTAGATAAAGAGTATTGGGAAGAGGTTCAAAATTTACGTAGATATTGGGCGTCTTTTAGTTTAACAAAATTGTTCGAATCCATAGAAAGAAAGTATATAAAATATTCAGATGTCTTTGAATATCTCCAAAAATTAAAAGAAGATATGGCTTCTCATCTTTTACAATTAACTTCTGATAATCAAAATCTTATTAGACTCCTTAAAGAAAAACGATATAACGTTAATATCCTAGTCGATAATTCTTACTTACAAGGTGCTCCAGTTATCATCGAAGATAATCCAACGTATTCAAATTTAGTAGGAAAGATAGAATACTATTCTCAAATGGGATTCCTTCAAACAGATTTCACAATGATAAAAGCTGGTTCTTTCCACAAAGCTAACGGTGGTTATTTAATCTTAGAAGCCGAAAAAATATTAAGGAAACCTTATTCATGGGAAGTACTAAAAAGAGTGCTTTCTGAAAAAGAAGTGAAAATAGAAAATGTCCAGTCTGCGGAAGGATATTCGAGTGTTGAAACCTTAGATCCAGAACCTTTATCAACAAACGTTCAAGTTATACTGATAGGGGAAGATTGGATATATAATTTGATAAGAGCATATGATAGTGAATTTGAAAAATTATTCCCAATAAAATCTCAATTTGATTACGAATCAGAGCTTGTAGAAGAAAACTTAAACAGATTTTTGGCTTTTATAAGTAACACAGTTGAAGAAAATGATCTTTCACATCTCACTAAGGATGCAGTCAACGAATTGATAAAATATGCTTGTAGAATAAATGAAAGCAACAAAAAATTCTCTTTAAAATTAGGTGATTTAAAAAATATTATAATAGATGCTTATCATTTTTCTAGGAAAAATCCAGAAAGTTATTACATTTCAGCAAAAGACATAAAAGATACTATAAGCTTCAAAGAAAAGATGCATTCGTTCTACAAAAATAAAGTATTTAACGCAATAGAAGAAAAAAAGATTGATATCAAAGTCGATGGTTCAGAAGTAGGTCAAATAAATGGTTTGACTGTTTTGAATACAGGAGATTTCTCTTTTGGACATCCAGTAAAAATCACAGCTAAAAGTTACAGATCTTCGTCGGAAAAAATAATCAACATACACAGAGATATAGACCTCAGTGGAAAGATATACAAAAAATCTTCACTTATCATTGAAAATTATTTTAAACATAAATTTTCTTCTTTTATACTAAGCGGTTTTGGTGTTTCTTTGAATTTTGAACAAGTCTATTCTATAATAGAAGGAGATAGTGCCACTGTTGCGGAGACGCTTGCATTAATGTCTTCAATAGCTAATATTCCTTTAAAACAAAATGTTGCAATAACGGGATCCATGAATCAAAATGGAGAAGTGTTACCAGTTGGTGGAATAATAGAAAAGATAGAAGGATTTTATGAAAGCTGTAAAAAATTAGGCTTTACAGGCTATCAAGGAGTCATTATACCCAGTAGAAACATAGACAATATTGTGTTAAAAGACGAAATAAACGAAGATATCAAAAATGAAAAATTCCATATTTGGGCTATCGAACATATCGATGAAGCTGTTGAATTGATGACAAACTATAAAGCTGGAAAACCAAACGAACATGGAGAATATGAAGAAGGCACTTTTTATTATTATGTATGTGAAAATCTGAAAAAGTTAGCAAAAGAAGAAGAAAACAAGAAAAACAAAGAAGAAAAAGAAAATAATTAA
- a CDS encoding carboxypeptidase M32, whose product MDKLTEFKEFLAKISRYMQAVSLMQWDLETYAPKMAVEYRSKAMGELSELYFRSYVSDKTEKFLEELSKKEVYDNLDQVGKALVKVTKEDYEKMKKIPPELIRKLTETTTKANSAWKEAREKAEFFIFEPLLEEIVSLTKEVAEKLGYQENRYDALLDLYEPGLKTKKLKDTIDYLKKNMLPFIDELFEKGKEPRSDFFEGNFSIEKQKELSKEALKFMKFDFNTGRMDISAHPFTTKIGPRDVRVTTRFSEKDIRYSLFSTIHEGGHALYELHIPEIFFETPLDEGASMAVHESQSRFWENIIGRGPDFWVYFSKKLKEIFPDFENVSSMELYKAVNIVKKSFVRTDADEVTYNFHIMLRFEIEEALINDRIKVKELPSIWNEKMNEYFGMVPPNDALGVLQDVHWSNGSFGYFPSYMLGNLYAAQFFNKLKKDVTDYNTQLGEGNATGVLNWLVENVHKYGKMYKPEELLEKITGETLNPKYFVDYIKEKFSDIYEL is encoded by the coding sequence ATGGATAAATTAACAGAATTTAAAGAGTTTCTTGCAAAAATTTCACGATATATGCAGGCTGTGTCTCTGATGCAATGGGATTTAGAGACGTATGCCCCTAAAATGGCTGTGGAATATAGATCGAAAGCCATGGGAGAATTGTCTGAGTTGTATTTTAGATCATATGTTTCTGATAAAACTGAAAAATTTCTTGAAGAACTTTCTAAAAAAGAAGTTTATGATAATTTAGATCAAGTTGGTAAGGCATTGGTAAAAGTCACAAAAGAAGATTATGAAAAAATGAAAAAAATTCCTCCAGAACTTATCAGAAAACTTACTGAGACTACTACTAAAGCAAATTCTGCTTGGAAAGAGGCAAGAGAAAAAGCTGAATTTTTCATTTTTGAACCATTGTTAGAAGAAATCGTTTCTTTGACAAAAGAGGTCGCTGAAAAATTAGGTTATCAGGAAAATAGATACGATGCCTTGTTAGATTTATATGAACCTGGTCTAAAAACAAAAAAGTTAAAGGACACGATAGATTATTTAAAGAAAAACATGTTGCCTTTTATTGACGAACTTTTTGAAAAAGGTAAAGAACCACGGTCGGATTTCTTTGAAGGAAATTTCAGCATTGAAAAACAGAAAGAACTTTCAAAGGAAGCATTAAAGTTCATGAAATTTGATTTCAATACTGGAAGAATGGATATTTCTGCTCATCCTTTTACTACAAAGATTGGCCCAAGAGATGTTAGAGTTACTACAAGATTTAGTGAAAAAGATATTAGATATTCTTTATTTTCTACTATACATGAAGGTGGCCACGCTTTATACGAATTGCATATTCCAGAAATTTTCTTTGAAACACCTTTGGATGAAGGTGCATCAATGGCGGTTCACGAATCGCAATCGAGATTTTGGGAAAATATAATAGGCCGGGGACCTGATTTTTGGGTATACTTTTCTAAGAAGCTTAAAGAAATTTTCCCTGATTTTGAAAATGTTTCAAGCATGGAGTTATATAAAGCCGTCAATATAGTTAAAAAATCCTTTGTAAGAACCGACGCTGATGAAGTTACTTATAATTTTCATATAATGCTCAGATTTGAAATAGAAGAAGCTCTTATAAACGATAGGATAAAAGTGAAGGAATTACCAAGTATTTGGAATGAAAAGATGAATGAATATTTTGGAATGGTTCCTCCCAACGATGCTTTAGGTGTTTTACAGGATGTTCATTGGTCTAATGGGTCTTTTGGATATTTTCCATCTTATATGTTAGGAAACCTTTATGCTGCTCAGTTTTTCAATAAACTAAAAAAGGACGTTACAGATTATAATACACAATTGGGAGAAGGAAATGCAACAGGCGTCTTGAACTGGCTAGTAGAAAATGTTCATAAATATGGAAAGATGTATAAACCAGAAGAATTGTTGGAAAAAATAACTGGAGAAACACTTAATCCCAAATATTTTGTTGATTATATAAAAGAGAAATTTTCTGATATATACGAATTGTAA
- the alr gene encoding alanine racemase: MRGRNTAAYINLDNYLKNLEFIKNFTKAKLMPVLKADAYGHGNLILSKEAQNEGYDMFCVAFLEEAIELLNNNVKVPILIFNYFDPHDFIELIDYCKYIRPTIISIDFLEKACDILGKDIKEFKFHINVDTGINRIGIKEYELDKLINLIKIKNIQIEGFYSHFANADEKDNFVNLQYNKYIALLNYIVSQNIDIKIRHISNSAGACFFPEYSLDYVRPGVATFGLQPSKLYEIQELKPVLELKSTVVKINIVDTQETVGYNRTFKVPTKMKTAVVPLGYADGYSWTLSNKACVLIKGFRCKILGRISMDQIVVDVTQIPQVSIGDEVVIIGKQGNDNISSEELAEKAGTINYEITSRISKRIKRIYIKGGKYFD; encoded by the coding sequence ATGAGAGGTAGAAATACTGCTGCGTATATAAATCTTGACAATTACCTCAAAAATTTGGAGTTCATTAAAAATTTTACTAAAGCAAAATTAATGCCTGTATTAAAAGCAGACGCTTATGGACATGGCAATTTGATTCTTTCCAAAGAAGCACAAAATGAAGGATACGATATGTTTTGCGTTGCTTTTTTAGAAGAAGCGATAGAACTGTTGAATAACAATGTGAAAGTACCTATTTTAATATTTAATTACTTTGATCCGCATGATTTTATAGAATTAATAGACTATTGCAAATATATAAGACCTACAATTATTTCTATCGATTTTTTGGAGAAAGCGTGTGATATACTTGGAAAAGATATTAAAGAATTCAAATTTCACATTAATGTAGACACCGGAATAAATAGAATAGGTATAAAAGAGTATGAGCTTGATAAACTAATAAATCTAATAAAAATAAAAAATATACAAATAGAAGGTTTTTATTCTCACTTTGCAAATGCCGATGAAAAAGATAACTTTGTTAATTTACAATACAATAAATATATAGCGCTTTTAAATTATATAGTTTCTCAAAATATAGACATAAAAATACGGCATATATCAAACAGTGCAGGAGCATGTTTCTTCCCGGAATATTCTTTAGATTACGTTAGGCCAGGTGTTGCAACGTTTGGATTGCAACCATCAAAGTTATATGAAATTCAAGAATTAAAACCTGTCTTAGAATTGAAAAGCACTGTTGTGAAAATTAATATTGTTGATACACAAGAAACAGTGGGATACAATAGAACATTTAAAGTACCTACAAAAATGAAAACAGCAGTTGTTCCGTTAGGATACGCCGATGGATATTCTTGGACACTTTCTAACAAAGCCTGTGTTTTAATTAAAGGTTTTAGGTGTAAAATATTAGGAAGAATCTCTATGGACCAAATCGTTGTCGATGTAACCCAAATTCCACAAGTGTCAATTGGGGATGAAGTAGTAATAATTGGTAAACAAGGCAACGACAATATATCTTCAGAAGAACTTGCAGAAAAAGCTGGAACAATAAACTACGAGATTACCTCCAGAATTTCTAAAAGAATTAAAAGAATTTACATTAAAGGAGGAAAATATTTTGACTGA
- a CDS encoding 3'-5' exoribonuclease YhaM family protein: MTDNYSLEDILKGNNIFDSNLIETKKVKFIADLKLSDEVEVEGKVISKKLQKTKNDKFFLLVTIADKTQSIRAVDWYYPEENNNKVQIGDIVKIKGKIVMFENRLQLNITNDVNSVEKLNIMEVDPEKYLNNSKNDLESLKAALVEYIKKVEDKGIKALLISIFIENKKISDLFSSSPAAMDIHHAYSGGLLEHSLNVTELSLKIYNLYEKDEDIYINKDIIIAGSLLHDIGKIEEYTITPVGIEKTEEGELIGHIPLGTKIVYQESKKISDHLKKADLEHIIHIILSHHGEIEYGSPILPKTLEALIVSYSDNIDSKIAHVKENIRSTLHVNSNSNWSEYDKKLERKIKFERNEFSE; encoded by the coding sequence TTGACTGATAATTATTCATTGGAGGATATATTAAAAGGGAATAATATTTTTGATTCAAATTTAATAGAAACAAAAAAAGTTAAATTTATAGCTGATTTAAAGCTAAGTGACGAGGTAGAAGTTGAAGGTAAAGTAATAAGTAAAAAACTTCAAAAGACCAAAAACGATAAATTTTTTTTGTTAGTTACAATAGCAGACAAGACTCAATCTATTAGAGCTGTAGATTGGTACTATCCTGAAGAAAACAACAATAAAGTTCAAATCGGAGATATTGTAAAAATAAAAGGGAAGATAGTAATGTTTGAGAATCGTTTACAATTGAATATTACCAATGATGTTAATTCTGTTGAAAAATTAAACATAATGGAAGTTGATCCTGAAAAATATTTAAATAACTCAAAAAATGATCTGGAATCTTTAAAAGCTGCACTTGTTGAATATATAAAAAAAGTAGAAGATAAAGGGATTAAAGCTCTTTTAATATCTATTTTTATTGAAAACAAAAAGATTTCAGACTTATTTTCATCATCTCCAGCAGCTATGGACATTCATCATGCCTATTCAGGTGGTTTATTAGAACACAGTTTGAACGTAACGGAGTTATCTTTAAAAATTTATAATTTATATGAAAAAGATGAAGACATATACATAAATAAAGATATAATAATTGCAGGGTCTTTATTGCACGACATAGGAAAAATAGAAGAATATACTATAACACCTGTGGGAATTGAAAAAACAGAAGAAGGTGAATTGATAGGACATATACCATTGGGAACAAAAATTGTATATCAAGAGTCAAAAAAAATAAGTGATCATCTAAAAAAAGCCGATTTGGAACATATAATTCATATTATTTTATCCCATCATGGAGAAATAGAATATGGAAGCCCCATTCTTCCAAAAACTTTGGAAGCTTTGATAGTGAGTTATAGTGACAATATCGATTCAAAGATAGCTCACGTCAAAGAAAACATAAGAAGTACATTGCACGTTAACAGTAACTCTAATTGGAGTGAATACGATAAAAAACTTGAAAGAAAGATAAAATTTGAAAGAAACGAATTTTCTGAATAG
- the topA gene encoding type I DNA topoisomerase, whose product MPRTTKKTDSQSKNGNKKYVVIVESPSKAKTIERYLGKDYKVIASKGHVRDLPEKDFGVDIENDFEPIFQIIPNKEKVINEIKKEIKGKKVLLASDMDREGEAIAWHISQLLNLDPKEKNRIIFSEITKNSILNSIKKPQTLDLKKVDAQIARRILDRIVGYKISPLVWKVLKNYRTSAGRVQSAALKLIIDQERKIFTFKPKKYFSIYLELNDLKIPLTKENGKTIKPQSINEKKKNEIFEYLKDKSFHVSNVEEKEASKNPPLPFITSTMQQTAVSMFNWSSTKVMKIAQELYEGVETSQGQAAFITYMRTDSTRISEEAKKAAIEYLQKNYGKEYVGNYTYKNKKSNVQDAHEAIRPTDVNINPQIAKKLISGDHLKLYTLIWNRFMASQSSPSKYLEKKYSIDDTTGKYTFEITSKKRIFDGFENFWNVGEKEAYFELNEKTEITSDQLKFEEKETNPPNRYTEASLIKELEAKGIGRPSTYATIISTLLERKYIVKISKSTLKPTTTGFVVTDFLEKFFPEIVDVKFTANMEEDLDKIEEGKNKSKQILETFYENFEKFLKKASESVKNKELLLKYESDVACQKCGKNMILNFGRYGLYLSCEECKETQKIPMNSFGITIKDKLYIKDYLKETVTNNTEDNKIGEKCPVCGGDLVLKHGKFGEFIACSNYPKCTYTKNVTARGKCPNCGGEIKKLKSKKGKTYFKCDSCGNMYWYEPSEQKCPECGETLFYRQNQGKEKLYCIKDKKYFEISK is encoded by the coding sequence ATGCCAAGAACAACAAAAAAAACTGACTCTCAAAGCAAAAATGGGAACAAAAAATATGTAGTTATAGTTGAATCTCCATCAAAAGCAAAAACAATAGAAAGATACCTTGGAAAAGATTACAAAGTAATAGCTTCAAAAGGTCATGTAAGAGATCTACCTGAAAAAGATTTTGGGGTAGACATAGAAAATGACTTTGAGCCTATATTCCAAATAATACCAAATAAAGAAAAGGTTATAAACGAAATAAAAAAGGAGATAAAAGGTAAAAAAGTTTTATTAGCTTCAGACATGGATAGAGAAGGAGAAGCAATTGCTTGGCATATTTCTCAATTGCTGAATTTAGATCCTAAAGAAAAAAACAGAATAATATTTTCGGAAATAACAAAAAATAGTATACTAAACTCTATCAAAAAACCACAAACATTAGATTTAAAAAAGGTTGATGCTCAAATAGCAAGAAGAATATTAGACAGAATAGTAGGATATAAAATATCACCGCTTGTATGGAAAGTTTTAAAAAACTATCGAACAAGTGCAGGTAGAGTACAATCAGCAGCTTTAAAATTAATAATTGATCAAGAAAGAAAAATATTTACTTTTAAACCAAAAAAATATTTTTCTATATATCTTGAACTCAACGACTTGAAAATACCACTAACAAAAGAAAATGGAAAAACAATAAAGCCACAAAGTATTAATGAAAAAAAGAAGAATGAGATATTTGAGTATTTGAAAGATAAAAGTTTTCATGTTTCGAATGTTGAGGAAAAGGAAGCTTCTAAAAATCCTCCTTTACCTTTTATAACAAGTACTATGCAGCAAACCGCTGTATCAATGTTTAACTGGAGTTCAACTAAAGTTATGAAAATAGCTCAAGAATTGTATGAAGGTGTTGAAACTTCACAAGGCCAGGCAGCTTTTATTACTTATATGAGAACTGATTCTACAAGAATATCAGAAGAAGCAAAAAAAGCTGCTATCGAATATTTACAAAAAAACTACGGAAAAGAATATGTGGGAAATTATACTTATAAAAACAAAAAAAGTAACGTACAAGATGCGCACGAAGCTATTAGGCCTACAGATGTTAATATAAACCCACAAATAGCAAAAAAATTAATATCGGGTGATCATTTAAAACTTTATACACTAATATGGAACAGGTTTATGGCGTCTCAGTCATCTCCATCTAAATATTTGGAAAAGAAGTATTCTATAGACGACACCACTGGTAAATATACTTTTGAAATTACATCCAAGAAGAGAATTTTTGATGGATTTGAAAATTTTTGGAACGTTGGCGAAAAAGAAGCATATTTTGAACTCAACGAGAAGACAGAAATTACTTCAGATCAACTAAAATTTGAAGAAAAAGAAACTAATCCACCTAATAGATATACTGAAGCTTCTTTAATAAAAGAACTTGAGGCAAAAGGAATAGGTAGGCCTTCTACGTATGCAACTATCATATCTACGTTACTTGAGAGAAAATACATAGTTAAAATTTCAAAAAGTACCTTAAAACCAACTACAACAGGTTTTGTCGTAACAGATTTCTTAGAAAAATTTTTTCCAGAAATTGTAGATGTTAAATTTACAGCTAACATGGAAGAAGATTTAGATAAGATAGAAGAAGGGAAAAACAAGAGTAAACAAATTCTTGAAACATTTTATGAAAACTTTGAAAAATTCCTAAAAAAAGCTTCAGAAAGCGTAAAAAATAAAGAGTTACTTTTAAAATATGAAAGTGATGTAGCTTGTCAAAAATGTGGTAAAAATATGATTCTAAATTTTGGGAGATATGGATTGTACTTATCTTGTGAAGAATGCAAAGAGACACAAAAGATACCTATGAACTCCTTTGGAATAACAATAAAAGATAAATTATACATAAAAGACTATTTAAAAGAAACAGTAACAAACAATACAGAAGATAACAAAATAGGAGAAAAGTGCCCAGTCTGCGGAGGAGATTTAGTATTAAAACATGGAAAGTTTGGAGAATTTATAGCTTGCAGTAACTATCCAAAATGTACTTATACCAAAAATGTTACCGCCCGAGGCAAATGTCCAAACTGTGGAGGAGAAATAAAAAAGCTGAAAAGTAAAAAAGGAAAAACATATTTCAAATGTGATTCATGTGGCAATATGTATTGGTATGAACCTTCCGAGCAAAAATGTCCAGAATGTGGAGAAACGTTATTTTATAGACAAAATCAAGGAAAAGAAAAATTATATTGCATTAAAGACAAAAAATATTTTGAAATATCAAAATAG